The following are encoded together in the Lathyrus oleraceus cultivar Zhongwan6 chromosome 3, CAAS_Psat_ZW6_1.0, whole genome shotgun sequence genome:
- the LOC127131246 gene encoding uncharacterized protein LOC127131246, which yields MAPPKSSSSKHSKKTQDSTLHPVHELNGPMTVGNQQYVPEPPNEREKECIYKSQVLIPVLVSGICHAMLGQLPNPDIKPDRLKEFCPTYFHTKRIFRTCPWSKNPSDYLSWLDKVEKIKGNFWKEIGIFDLIQLSRVGPNIYPNMLLASLYFWDSTYNTFHLPCGMVTPTLFDAATIVGLRPNGIYFDPTNLNEDSIAFNTSFAPYSLFMSHYHDKDTTKVSDVEHIAFLTLWLTKYMFFSRSLQVAKRFITMANQLHVGTKLCLSEMILANPYESLSESVNILKTIKDQGKINLSGPFWLLQLWLNATFEASLLVEHEVNEEKVKDRTVEWPRLVQLTPTDEGISLRQAFNSYVMMFAKRYHFTSTMAPFASRKIGPEWFTQQLPLEMQKDENIFLDVWESFLTARLLFSHHNVTKTQIALIVYQPNLVARQFGLIQIKPRPIFPKKGSIIFYNSLHNEDESKESSKKLTDDSLDIRPVIFRLSFLCTPEFHEWWKDYYSTRFFDITAFTTHLTNVFAFVQDRTKKAVKIPTKKTFVEASPGAAKKPFTKVSRKPPPVQKRKKEKEKEEDRVPTEESDDESPAPNPLPQKKKKKIKRVSSQRSIVKSAKKDSSSTPTAKLQSKDTESGKSSFNTEIPEKQLAVEGKPTDKNKPKPDSGSALKTVSSTSTSPKDSTKGSTMEMAQTKINPEPEKTLEETVQEEDIPKNDHDKQTVAEFDATMSEASEDDSPPHP from the exons ATGGCTCCCCCAAAATCTTCCAGCAGCAAACACTCCAAGAAGACCCAAGATTCAACTCTTCATCCTGTGCATGAGTTGAATGGACCAATGACTGTTGGAAACCAACAGTACGTTCCTGAACCTCCCAATGAGAGAGAGAAGGAATGTATCTACAAATCCCAGGTATTAATTCCTGTTCTTGTTTCTGGTATTTGTCACGCTATGTTAGGTCAACTCCCCAATCCAGACATTAAACCAGATCGTCTGAAAGAATTTTGTCCCACCTATTTCCATACCAAGAG GATCTTTAGAACTTGTCCATGGTCGAAAAACCCTTCAGACTATTTATCCTGGCTAGATAAGGTTGAAAAGATTAAAGGAAATTTCTGGAAGGAAATAGGTATTTTCGACCTCATTCAattgtcgagagtaggacccaacATTTACCCCAATATGCTTTTAGCTTCACTCTATTTTTGGGACAGTACCTATAACACTtttcaccttccttgtgggatggtCACCCCCACTCTCTTCGACGCAGCAACCATCGTTGGCCTTCGCCCCAATGGGATATATTTCGACCCCACCAACCTAAATGAAGATTCTATAGCTTTCAACACTAGCTTTGCTCCATACTCTTTATTCATGTCTCATTATCATGACAAGGATACCACAAAAGTCTCGGATGTCGAACATATAGCCTTTTTGACTCTATGGCTAACAAAATATATGTTTTTCTCCCGTTCCCTCCAAGTTGCCAAAAGATTCATCACTATGGCCAATCAGCTTCACGTAGGAACCAAACTATGCTTAAGTGAAATGATTTTGGCGAATCCTTACGAATCCTTGAGTGAGAGTGTAAATATTTTGAAAACCATCAAAGACCAAGGTAAAATCAATTTGTCAGGACCTTTCTGGCTTTTAcaattatggctcaatgccacctttgAAGCTTCTCTTCTTGTAGAACACGAAGTGAACGAAGAAAAAGTGAAGGACAGGACTGTCGAATGGCCTAGGTTGGTGCAActaacgccaactgatgaaggaattagccttcgacaagctttcaaCAGTTATGTCATGATGTTTGCCAAAAGGTATCATTTCACTTCGACCATGGCACCCTTTGCTAGTAGAAAAATTGGACCTGaatggtttacccaacaactgccctTGGAAATGCAGAAGGATGAGAATATATTTTTGGATGTTTGGGAATCATTTTTAACCGCCAGGCTCCTTTTTTCCCATCATAACGTAACCAAAACCCAAATAGCTTTGATAGTCTACCAACCCAATCTCGTTGCTAGACAGTTTGGCTTGATCCAAATAAAACCTCGACCCATCTTCCCAAAGAAAGGATCTATCATTTTTTACAACTCCCTTCATAATGAAGATGAGAGCAAAGAGTCGTCGAAGAAGCTAACTGATGATTCTCTTGATATTCGACCAGTGATCTTTCGACTATCTTTTCTCTGTACTCCTGAGTTCCATGAGtggtggaaggattattattcTACCAGATTTTTCGACATAACAGCCTTCACCACACATTTAACAAATGTTTTTGCTTTCGTGCAagatcggaccaaaaaag ccgtaAAGATCCCTACCAAGAAAACTTTCGTCGAAGCGTCACCAGGTGCTGCTAAGAAACCTTTCACAAAG gtaagtcgaaagCCCCCACCAGtccaaaaaagaaagaaagaaaaggagAAAGAAGAGGATAGAGTTCCCACTGAAGAATCTGATGATGAATCTCCAGCGCCAAACCCCCTtcctcagaagaagaagaagaaaatcaagagggtctcttcccaaagatccATTGTTAAGTCAGCTAAAAAAGATTCTTCAAGTACTCCAACCGCCAAACTTCAGTCGAAGGATACAGAGAGTGGGAAATCTAGTTTTAATACTGAGATTCCTGAG AAACAATTGGCTGTCGAAGGAAAACCTACAGATAAAAACAAACCAAAACCTGATAGTGGTTCTGCTCTCAAAACTGTCAGCTCGACGTCCACTTCTCCGAAGGATTCGACAAAAGGATCAACAATGGAGATGGCGCAGACAAAAATTAATCCTGAACCTGAGAAGACTCTGGAAGAGACAGTCCAAGAAGAAGATATCCCCAAAAATGATCATGACAAGCAAACTGTAGCAGAATTCGACGCTACAATGAgtgaagcttctgaagatgaTTCTCCTCCTCATCCATGA